A region from the Desulfuromonas sp. TF genome encodes:
- a CDS encoding N-acetylmuramoyl-L-alanine amidase: MFRLFPLVLLLLVLAIPAGATVEIALNDEPSVTINEVYLHEGVPFLPVEEVLDVLHLGGQWDSVEHVYRIRTSRGTAVISPGSHYLRLGERFVPLTHPPRFIDGRLRVSEDFVTSRLSSLLDAPVRYRNLDPPAMASDKPQTPLDKLFSFMVRKKTEGGGGALRGVAIDPGHGGQDTGSLGIRGIKEKDVAFGVARRLEKLVKMQLGIPVYLSRDGDYAPDMRQRLEIAANPEVDALILLHAQASLSTAPRGLTFFVRPEEVFEGQAPPVGEGESKRLAQFLADACRAGGLEVAGIVEAPLLPLGRGNLPSVLAELGYLSNSADLALLQDPDGQERLATALYSGLKNFADERKETRQ; this comes from the coding sequence ATGTTTCGTTTATTCCCGTTAGTTTTGCTCCTCCTTGTCCTGGCAATTCCGGCCGGTGCAACCGTGGAGATCGCCTTGAACGATGAGCCGTCGGTGACCATCAATGAGGTTTACCTGCACGAAGGCGTCCCATTTCTGCCTGTGGAGGAAGTCCTTGATGTTCTCCACCTGGGCGGCCAGTGGGATTCGGTGGAGCATGTCTACCGGATCCGGACTTCCAGGGGAACCGCTGTGATCTCTCCCGGCAGTCATTATCTGCGGCTGGGGGAGCGTTTTGTTCCCCTGACCCATCCGCCCCGATTCATCGACGGCCGTCTCAGGGTCTCGGAAGATTTCGTGACATCCCGGCTGTCGTCCCTGCTTGATGCGCCGGTACGGTACCGCAATCTCGATCCCCCCGCCATGGCTTCCGACAAACCCCAGACCCCCCTCGACAAGCTCTTCTCCTTTATGGTACGAAAAAAGACCGAAGGGGGGGGCGGCGCCCTGCGGGGAGTCGCCATCGACCCCGGCCATGGAGGCCAAGATACGGGCTCGCTGGGAATCAGAGGCATCAAGGAAAAGGATGTGGCTTTCGGGGTTGCCAGACGCCTGGAGAAACTCGTGAAGATGCAGCTTGGTATCCCCGTTTACCTCAGCCGGGACGGCGATTACGCTCCGGATATGCGCCAGCGTCTGGAGATTGCCGCCAATCCCGAGGTCGACGCCCTGATCCTCCTCCACGCACAAGCTTCCCTCAGCACCGCTCCCCGCGGATTGACCTTCTTTGTCCGCCCAGAGGAGGTCTTCGAAGGACAAGCGCCGCCGGTGGGGGAAGGCGAAAGCAAGCGCCTGGCGCAGTTTCTTGCCGACGCCTGCCGGGCCGGAGGACTGGAAGTGGCAGGAATCGTGGAGGCTCCGCTCCTGCCCCTGGGACGGGGAAATCTGCCTTCCGTTCTCGCCGAACTGGGCTATCTTTCCAATTCGGCCGATCTGGCCCTCTTGCAGGATCCGGACGGACAGGAACGCCTTGCAACGGCCCTTTACAGCGGCCTTAAGAATTTCGCCGACGAGCGGAAGGAGACCCGACAATGA
- a CDS encoding bifunctional oligoribonuclease/PAP phosphatase NrnA: MPMDLARSKEFSSQVIEWVRGKGHILIVAHDNPDPDSLAAAFALRHLLLVKTGQDATIAFGGIIGRGENRVMVQKLEISAVPIDSLDLDEFQVVCMVDTQPGTGNNSFPADRPVHLVIDHHPRRDICTTCRWVDIREDYGASATILFEYLMTQEVSFGTKLATILFYAIKSETQDLGREWCRSDREAYLRLLPLANNRILFDITHPEVPREYFLSFSNAIRNARTYGDVLVFNLYDIDNPDIVSEIADFLLRVDGIRYVLGMGCFNEEEILSIRTLSQEAKMGDVIREVVNGLGTAGGHGMMAGGQIRPMQGGQAVQRELEATLTRRLLTVLNKKPQRGKKLVSS; the protein is encoded by the coding sequence ATGCCGATGGATTTAGCCCGTTCAAAGGAGTTTTCCAGCCAGGTCATCGAGTGGGTGCGTGGCAAGGGGCACATTCTCATCGTGGCCCACGACAATCCCGACCCCGACTCTCTGGCGGCCGCATTCGCTCTGCGCCACCTGCTTCTGGTCAAGACCGGCCAGGACGCCACCATCGCCTTCGGCGGCATCATCGGTCGGGGAGAAAACCGCGTCATGGTGCAGAAGCTGGAGATCTCCGCCGTCCCCATTGACAGCCTGGATCTCGACGAGTTCCAGGTGGTCTGCATGGTCGACACCCAGCCTGGAACAGGGAACAATTCCTTTCCCGCCGATCGACCGGTGCATCTGGTGATCGATCATCATCCCCGCCGAGACATCTGCACCACCTGTCGCTGGGTCGATATCCGGGAGGATTACGGAGCTTCGGCGACCATCCTCTTCGAATACCTCATGACTCAGGAGGTTTCTTTCGGGACCAAGCTGGCCACCATTCTCTTCTATGCCATCAAGTCGGAAACCCAGGATCTCGGCCGCGAGTGGTGCCGCTCCGACCGGGAGGCTTACCTCCGGTTGCTCCCCCTGGCCAATAACCGCATTCTCTTCGACATCACACACCCCGAGGTGCCGCGGGAATATTTCCTTTCCTTCAGCAATGCCATTCGCAACGCCAGGACCTACGGAGATGTCCTGGTGTTCAATCTGTACGACATCGACAATCCCGATATCGTCTCGGAAATTGCCGATTTCCTCCTCCGCGTCGACGGAATCCGCTACGTTCTGGGCATGGGTTGTTTCAACGAGGAAGAAATCCTTTCCATCCGTACCCTCTCCCAGGAGGCGAAAATGGGAGATGTTATCCGGGAGGTGGTGAACGGTCTGGGCACGGCCGGAGGACACGGCATGATGGCCGGAGGCCAGATCCGGCCGATGCAGGGAGGGCAAGCCGTCCAGAGGGAACTGGAAGCCACCCTGACCAGGCGCCTGCTGACGGTGCTGAACAAAAAGCCTCAACGGGGCAAGAAACTGGTGTCCTCCTGA
- a CDS encoding heavy metal translocating P-type ATPase, with protein sequence MTEISLPVRGMSCGKCVAKLTDAIGSLEGVRSVEVSLEHRAARLSYDSGLLGPERIVATIEKAGFSVPEGETGGDRETPAREPDASDVLTTGREKVVLRIGGMTCANCAGAIEKGVASLPGIVRAAVNLAAEKLTVEFDSDRLERAGIIRKVEDLGYRVRDREGEKKGKLIFVIQGMHCASCAGTIEKKLSSLPGMRSVRINFAEDSGTIEFDPKSLDREEIFDAVRDAGYTPLEERSAEEERGETRRELFWVLFSAALSFPIMAFMWWHPFGAATLYVNAALATVVQFSAGLTFYRGAWKSLKNASANMDVLVAMGITAAYGYSLLAAFGVFGVSGEVFFETSAMLVTFIRFGKWLEARAKGKAGQALRRLLQMQAERATLLVNGEEQEVPTSRVRTGDRLVVRPGEKVPVDGEIESGESALDESMVTGESVPVEKGPRDAVTGATINKTGRLVVRATAVGEETVLAQIVRMVEEAQGDKAPIQRLADAVSNWFVPAVVTIAAFTFLGWRFGAGQEFLFSFKMGIAVLVIACPCALGLATPTAIMVGSSVGLTAGILFKRASVLENISRLDILLFDKTGTLTRGEFSVTDLVPAEGIEEGDLLRLAAAAENASNHPLARAVVRCAKDRGVDVPVAESVEEVGGHGLICTVEGDKVLAGSVRLMDREDIPTEDFGSIDGLQAGGKSLVFVARGGRPLGVVALADTLKEGSAETISRLRGLGLRTVMITGDRREAARAVAQEIGIDAVEAEVLPGDKLQVVRRYQDEGYVVGMVGDGINDAPALAQADIGIAIGSGTDVAKETGDIILVKGDIRDVERGIRLGRRTLGKIRQNLFWAFFYNVVGIPIAAGLLYPALGLVLKPEFAGLAMAFSSVSVVTNSLLLKRYARKL encoded by the coding sequence ATGACGGAGATTTCCCTTCCAGTACGCGGGATGAGTTGTGGAAAGTGCGTCGCCAAGCTCACTGATGCGATAGGCTCCCTGGAAGGGGTGCGATCGGTGGAGGTTTCCCTCGAACATCGGGCGGCCCGCCTCTCCTACGACTCCGGGCTCCTCGGTCCGGAGCGCATCGTGGCCACCATCGAAAAAGCCGGCTTCAGCGTTCCCGAGGGAGAAACGGGCGGAGACAGAGAGACCCCGGCCAGGGAACCGGACGCTTCGGATGTTCTGACGACGGGCCGGGAGAAGGTCGTCCTGCGCATCGGGGGGATGACCTGCGCCAACTGCGCCGGAGCCATAGAAAAGGGGGTCGCCTCTCTCCCCGGGATCGTCCGGGCGGCGGTCAACCTTGCCGCCGAAAAGCTTACGGTTGAATTCGATTCCGATCGCCTCGAAAGGGCCGGCATTATCCGAAAGGTCGAAGATCTCGGCTACCGGGTTCGAGACCGGGAAGGGGAGAAGAAGGGAAAGCTGATCTTCGTCATCCAAGGGATGCACTGCGCCTCCTGTGCCGGGACCATCGAGAAGAAACTCTCTTCCCTTCCCGGAATGCGCTCCGTCCGGATCAACTTCGCGGAGGATTCGGGCACCATCGAGTTCGATCCGAAGAGTCTCGATCGGGAGGAGATTTTCGATGCCGTGCGCGATGCCGGCTATACTCCGCTTGAGGAGCGCAGCGCCGAGGAAGAGCGCGGCGAAACACGGCGGGAACTGTTCTGGGTTCTCTTCTCCGCCGCTCTCTCGTTTCCCATCATGGCCTTCATGTGGTGGCACCCCTTCGGCGCCGCCACTCTCTACGTCAACGCTGCCCTGGCCACGGTGGTCCAGTTCAGCGCCGGTCTCACCTTTTACCGCGGAGCCTGGAAATCCCTCAAGAACGCCTCGGCGAACATGGACGTGCTGGTAGCGATGGGGATCACCGCCGCCTACGGCTATTCGCTGCTGGCGGCTTTCGGAGTATTCGGCGTCTCCGGCGAGGTCTTTTTCGAGACCAGCGCCATGCTTGTCACTTTCATCCGCTTCGGCAAGTGGCTCGAGGCCCGGGCCAAGGGGAAGGCCGGACAGGCGCTGCGCCGGCTTCTGCAGATGCAGGCCGAGCGGGCAACCCTGCTGGTGAACGGCGAAGAGCAGGAAGTGCCGACCAGCCGGGTCCGGACCGGAGACCGCCTGGTGGTGCGCCCCGGGGAAAAGGTGCCGGTGGACGGCGAGATTGAAAGCGGCGAATCGGCTCTCGACGAATCGATGGTCACCGGCGAGTCGGTACCGGTGGAAAAGGGGCCCAGGGATGCCGTGACCGGCGCCACCATCAATAAAACCGGCCGGCTGGTCGTGCGGGCCACAGCAGTGGGGGAGGAAACGGTGCTGGCGCAGATCGTGCGCATGGTGGAGGAGGCCCAGGGAGATAAGGCCCCCATCCAGCGCCTCGCCGATGCTGTTTCCAACTGGTTCGTCCCTGCCGTGGTGACCATCGCCGCTTTTACTTTTCTGGGCTGGCGTTTCGGGGCCGGCCAGGAATTTCTCTTTTCCTTTAAGATGGGGATTGCCGTCCTGGTCATCGCCTGCCCCTGTGCCCTCGGACTGGCCACCCCCACCGCCATCATGGTGGGAAGCTCGGTGGGACTCACCGCCGGAATCCTTTTCAAGCGGGCCTCGGTGCTGGAGAATATCTCCCGGCTGGATATTCTGCTCTTCGACAAGACCGGGACGCTGACCCGCGGCGAGTTTTCAGTGACCGACCTTGTCCCTGCCGAAGGGATTGAAGAAGGGGATCTGCTGCGCCTTGCCGCCGCCGCCGAGAATGCCAGCAACCATCCCCTCGCACGGGCGGTGGTTCGTTGTGCGAAGGACCGAGGGGTGGATGTGCCCGTGGCCGAATCGGTCGAGGAAGTCGGCGGGCACGGCCTGATCTGCACCGTCGAGGGGGACAAGGTGCTGGCCGGCAGCGTGCGTCTGATGGACCGCGAAGACATCCCGACTGAAGATTTCGGCTCCATCGACGGTCTCCAGGCCGGCGGCAAGTCCCTCGTCTTCGTCGCCCGCGGGGGCCGTCCTCTCGGGGTGGTCGCTCTTGCCGACACACTGAAGGAGGGCAGCGCCGAAACCATCTCCCGGCTGCGCGGGCTCGGTCTGCGTACGGTCATGATCACCGGCGACCGGCGCGAAGCCGCCCGGGCGGTGGCGCAGGAGATCGGGATCGACGCGGTCGAGGCCGAAGTCCTTCCCGGCGATAAACTGCAGGTGGTGCGCCGCTATCAGGATGAGGGATATGTGGTCGGCATGGTCGGTGACGGCATCAACGATGCCCCGGCCCTCGCCCAGGCTGATATCGGCATCGCCATCGGCAGCGGCACCGACGTGGCCAAGGAGACCGGGGATATCATCCTGGTCAAAGGAGACATCCGCGACGTGGAACGGGGAATCCGCCTCGGACGCAGGACCCTGGGCAAGATCCGGCAGAACCTCTTCTGGGCCTTCTTCTACAACGTGGTCGGCATTCCGATCGCCGCCGGCCTGCTTTATCCGGCCCTCGGCCTCGTCCTGAAGCCGGAGTTCGCCGGCCTGGCCATGGCGTTCTCCAGCGTATCGGTGGTGACGAACAGCCTGCTGCTGAAGCGGTATGCGCGGAAGCTGTGA
- a CDS encoding tetratricopeptide repeat protein, whose product MDEEFEDYPEEEEDRLELAQMALDRGEDETALDLAEEYLESHPLNVDAINICAVAAANLEDVEKAMALYQMALRLDPKNGVIHHNYGVLLDRVQEYEDALLHFSRSVELQPDFPEAYVNMGNVLDELGRTEEALPMYDEALRRMPESPDAHYNKGYAFNRLGRHEEAMESFNRALEMVPNDAASLNGLGFALAGLGRDEEAVSWYGRAISKAPEMGTYRYNRGLSLFRLDRLDEALEDFNAALELDPRSLDAGIEKVNLLVEMDRFDEALPLLEELEGLEPASPEPPFYRGAILARKGDLTGALAQLEESLRRDPDSVYTLNNMGNILMDLGRLDEALACFDAILQRTESYPLARYNRACVFALQGKAEAAARELAAAAAQEGHFLEDARLDPDFDLVRNSVAFRRMVGGKKAGVKRKLT is encoded by the coding sequence ATGGACGAAGAATTCGAAGACTATCCCGAAGAAGAGGAAGATCGGCTGGAGCTGGCCCAGATGGCCCTGGATCGGGGCGAAGACGAAACCGCCCTCGACCTGGCCGAGGAATACCTCGAATCCCATCCTCTGAACGTCGACGCCATCAATATCTGCGCCGTAGCCGCCGCCAACCTCGAGGATGTGGAAAAGGCCATGGCCCTCTACCAGATGGCTCTGCGTCTTGACCCGAAAAACGGGGTGATTCACCACAACTACGGTGTGCTGCTGGATCGTGTCCAGGAATACGAGGACGCCCTGCTGCACTTCAGCCGCTCTGTTGAGCTGCAGCCCGATTTTCCCGAAGCCTACGTCAATATGGGCAATGTTCTCGATGAGTTGGGGCGCACCGAGGAAGCGCTGCCGATGTACGACGAGGCGCTCCGGCGCATGCCGGAATCTCCCGATGCCCATTACAACAAGGGGTACGCTTTTAACCGATTGGGGCGCCATGAAGAGGCGATGGAGAGTTTCAACCGTGCACTGGAGATGGTTCCCAATGACGCCGCCAGCCTCAACGGGCTGGGTTTCGCTCTGGCAGGACTGGGTCGCGATGAAGAAGCGGTTAGCTGGTACGGCCGGGCGATCTCCAAGGCGCCCGAAATGGGGACGTATCGCTATAACCGCGGCCTGTCCCTTTTCCGCCTCGACCGTCTGGACGAGGCTCTGGAGGATTTCAACGCGGCTCTCGAACTCGATCCCCGTTCTTTGGACGCAGGGATCGAAAAGGTGAATCTGCTGGTCGAGATGGACCGTTTCGATGAAGCCCTCCCTCTCCTCGAGGAACTGGAAGGACTCGAGCCGGCAAGTCCGGAGCCCCCTTTCTATCGGGGAGCCATTCTGGCCCGGAAGGGAGACCTGACAGGCGCCCTTGCCCAGCTTGAGGAAAGCCTGCGCAGGGATCCCGACTCGGTCTACACCCTGAACAATATGGGAAACATTCTGATGGATCTGGGCCGCCTGGACGAAGCCCTCGCCTGTTTTGACGCCATCCTGCAGCGCACCGAAAGCTATCCGCTGGCCCGCTATAACCGCGCCTGCGTTTTCGCCCTGCAGGGCAAGGCGGAAGCGGCGGCCCGGGAACTTGCCGCGGCGGCGGCGCAGGAAGGACATTTTCTCGAGGATGCCCGGCTCGATCCCGATTTCGACCTGGTGCGCAACTCCGTTGCATTCCGCCGCATGGTCGGCGGCAAGAAGGCCGGGGTAAAAAGAAAGCTGACATGA
- a CDS encoding 4-oxalocrotonate tautomerase family protein has translation MPFVNVKITSGATAEQKEALIEGITELLSRVLDKNPASTHVVIDEVPPESWGVRGKTVAELRAAGAPGVSKK, from the coding sequence ATGCCCTTTGTCAACGTAAAGATCACCTCGGGCGCCACGGCGGAACAGAAGGAAGCCCTGATCGAAGGGATTACGGAACTGCTGAGCAGAGTGCTGGATAAGAATCCCGCATCGACTCATGTCGTCATCGACGAGGTGCCGCCCGAGAGCTGGGGAGTACGGGGTAAGACAGTGGCTGAACTGCGCGCCGCCGGCGCTCCGGGGGTTTCGAAAAAGTAG
- a CDS encoding DUF2188 domain-containing protein, giving the protein MAITVHVHPDPRGGWLIKRDGSAKDAGHFQSRGEAENRGRELARELSAELVVHHLDGSENRESQWRIAHRT; this is encoded by the coding sequence ATGGCCATAACCGTGCATGTACATCCCGACCCCCGGGGAGGATGGCTGATCAAGCGCGACGGATCCGCCAAAGACGCCGGGCATTTTCAAAGCCGTGGCGAGGCCGAGAACCGGGGCCGCGAGCTGGCCCGGGAATTGTCCGCCGAACTTGTTGTCCACCATCTGGACGGAAGCGAGAACCGCGAATCTCAGTGGCGGATTGCACACCGGACCTGA
- the chrA gene encoding chromate efflux transporter: MKQKNTLSAGQVFLVFLKLGLTSFGGPVAHLGYFREEFVVRRRLLREETYADLMALCQFLPGPASSQVGMAVGLSQAGFPGALAAWTGFTLPSAVVLILFAFGVTAAGDAAVHGGGWLHGLKIAAVAVVAQAAWGMAKSLCPDRPRKTMALAATALVLAWPGVWGQIGAIAAGGLCGVVWMRGSGGVATETHLVPVGKKVAVFSLALFFSLLFGLPLLAAATGSQVMILFDSFFRSGALVFGGGHVVLPLLQAEVVNPGWVGNDLFLAGYGATQAVPGPLFTFSAYLGAVMGAGPGGWAGGALCLTAIFLPSFLLVTGMMPFWDALRRRPMVRPALAGINAAVVGLLLAALYIPVWSSGILSSTDFILGLAAFGLLAIWKVTPWIVVGLCALGGALMN, encoded by the coding sequence ATGAAGCAGAAGAATACGCTCTCGGCCGGACAGGTATTCCTGGTCTTTTTAAAGCTTGGACTGACCTCCTTCGGGGGGCCGGTGGCTCATCTCGGCTATTTTCGCGAGGAATTCGTCGTGCGCCGGCGACTGCTGCGTGAAGAAACTTACGCCGACCTGATGGCCCTCTGCCAGTTTCTCCCCGGTCCCGCCAGCAGCCAGGTCGGCATGGCCGTCGGCCTCTCGCAGGCAGGCTTTCCTGGAGCTCTGGCGGCCTGGACAGGTTTCACCCTGCCTTCCGCGGTCGTCCTCATCCTGTTCGCCTTCGGAGTAACTGCAGCCGGCGACGCTGCGGTTCACGGCGGCGGCTGGCTGCACGGGCTCAAGATCGCTGCCGTCGCCGTGGTGGCGCAGGCGGCCTGGGGAATGGCGAAGAGCCTCTGCCCGGACCGCCCCCGGAAGACGATGGCGCTGGCCGCCACCGCCCTGGTTCTGGCATGGCCCGGCGTCTGGGGACAGATCGGCGCCATAGCGGCCGGGGGGCTGTGCGGGGTGGTGTGGATGAGGGGCTCGGGCGGGGTTGCAACGGAAACCCACCTTGTGCCTGTGGGTAAAAAAGTTGCTGTTTTCAGCCTTGCGCTCTTTTTCTCTCTCCTGTTCGGCCTGCCGCTGCTGGCTGCCGCAACCGGCAGTCAGGTGATGATTCTCTTCGACAGTTTCTTCCGTTCCGGCGCGCTGGTATTCGGAGGCGGCCATGTGGTTCTTCCCCTGCTGCAGGCCGAGGTGGTCAATCCCGGATGGGTGGGAAATGATCTCTTTCTTGCGGGGTACGGCGCGACCCAGGCGGTGCCGGGGCCCCTGTTCACCTTCTCCGCCTATCTGGGAGCCGTCATGGGGGCGGGGCCCGGCGGCTGGGCCGGAGGAGCGCTGTGTCTGACAGCCATCTTTCTCCCCTCCTTTCTGCTGGTGACCGGCATGATGCCCTTCTGGGATGCCCTGCGCCGCCGCCCCATGGTGCGCCCCGCCCTGGCCGGGATCAATGCCGCCGTCGTCGGCCTGCTTCTGGCCGCCTTGTACATCCCGGTCTGGAGCAGCGGCATTCTCTCTTCAACCGATTTCATCCTGGGGCTGGCCGCTTTCGGCCTCCTGGCGATATGGAAGGTCACACCCTGGATCGTGGTCGGCCTGTGCGCTCTCGGAGGCGCGCTGATGAACTGA
- the sppA gene encoding signal peptide peptidase SppA, with protein MRYVLTALLISALSGCAFVKVNVGSELKGLEERVVSGKGRAKIVVIDISGIISMDHLGLERFGKEPPMIPRLQEQLNAAGADGDVVGLVVRIDSPGGSVTASDILYHAVKTFGKEKGVPVVACIMDKGLSGGYYAALGADEIMAHSTSIVGGVGVISFRFDISEMLETWGVRIGTVQSGPKKDFWSPLRSGTPEENAVMQGIVDRLNQRFLQIIRENRSLSPASLEKVAEGGVFDAAAALDLGLVDGIGYLEDAISRIRKLAGVSEARVILYRRPGALAESIYAGSAPLLRALSNVELGVAEMLTPSFRYQYLP; from the coding sequence ATGCGGTACGTGTTGACGGCCCTGCTGATAAGTGCTCTTTCGGGCTGCGCTTTTGTCAAGGTAAACGTCGGCTCCGAGCTCAAGGGGCTCGAGGAACGGGTCGTCTCGGGAAAGGGTCGGGCCAAGATCGTCGTAATCGATATTTCCGGGATCATCTCGATGGATCATCTCGGGTTGGAGCGCTTCGGCAAGGAGCCGCCGATGATTCCCCGTTTACAGGAGCAGCTCAATGCGGCCGGGGCCGACGGCGACGTCGTGGGACTGGTGGTTCGCATCGACAGCCCCGGGGGATCGGTGACGGCCAGCGATATTCTGTATCACGCAGTGAAAACCTTCGGCAAGGAGAAGGGTGTTCCGGTGGTGGCCTGCATCATGGACAAGGGTCTCTCGGGGGGATACTACGCCGCGCTGGGGGCCGATGAGATCATGGCCCATTCAACCTCCATTGTCGGAGGGGTGGGGGTGATCAGCTTCAGGTTCGACATCTCGGAAATGCTCGAAACTTGGGGAGTGAGGATCGGCACCGTCCAGAGCGGGCCGAAGAAGGATTTCTGGTCGCCGCTGCGTTCCGGCACCCCGGAAGAAAACGCCGTGATGCAGGGGATCGTCGACCGCCTCAACCAGCGCTTTCTGCAGATTATAAGGGAAAATCGTTCCCTTTCGCCCGCCTCTCTCGAAAAGGTGGCCGAGGGCGGGGTGTTCGACGCCGCGGCCGCCCTCGACCTGGGTCTGGTTGACGGGATCGGCTATCTGGAGGATGCGATAAGCCGGATCCGGAAACTGGCCGGGGTGAGCGAAGCCCGGGTGATCCTCTACCGCCGTCCGGGAGCCCTGGCCGAGAGCATCTATGCCGGTTCGGCGCCTCTTCTGCGCGCCCTCTCCAATGTTGAACTCGGCGTCGCCGAGATGCTGACGCCGTCTTTCCGCTATCAATACCTGCCGTGA
- a CDS encoding stage II sporulation protein M has translation MGNVSNILKAWQRLLAIFLVALCYGYFGGLVLIFLFGVDPFQLFGLSTVGLQHVGSPVIARSAELHIDPAVVIFAFNTLATFTIASLLSAATLLNPDRMGEFPANLRKSFLRDPTINLFYPMQEFRSIRQRQLRPIFIWLRVLPAAPLLVLGLMAGGMMASAHAVIGSLEYVAALLIPHGIFEVSAILLGAALPSSAYLLIKKDLEAGATEKAFCKITRFSRSRAIKASMLAIVLLLAVASVIEAHLTGTIAAWVRSF, from the coding sequence ATGGGGAACGTGTCCAACATCCTGAAAGCCTGGCAGCGCCTGCTGGCGATTTTTCTCGTCGCCCTCTGCTACGGTTATTTCGGAGGTCTTGTCCTGATTTTCCTCTTTGGCGTCGATCCCTTCCAACTGTTCGGCCTCTCGACGGTCGGCTTGCAGCATGTCGGCTCTCCGGTCATCGCCAGGAGTGCTGAATTGCATATCGATCCGGCGGTCGTCATATTTGCCTTCAATACCCTTGCCACCTTCACCATCGCGTCCCTGCTGTCAGCCGCGACCCTCCTCAATCCCGATCGCATGGGTGAGTTTCCGGCGAACTTGAGAAAATCGTTTCTCCGGGATCCGACGATCAACCTCTTTTATCCGATGCAGGAATTCAGGTCGATCCGGCAGAGGCAGCTGCGTCCGATTTTCATCTGGCTCCGCGTCCTTCCGGCCGCGCCCCTGCTCGTACTCGGTCTGATGGCGGGCGGCATGATGGCCTCCGCCCATGCGGTCATCGGTTCTCTCGAATATGTCGCCGCCCTGCTGATCCCCCATGGCATCTTTGAGGTCTCCGCAATCCTCCTGGGTGCAGCCCTACCATCATCCGCCTATCTTCTGATCAAAAAAGACCTTGAGGCCGGCGCGACGGAGAAGGCATTCTGTAAAATCACCCGGTTCAGCCGCTCCCGGGCCATAAAGGCGAGCATGCTGGCCATCGTGCTTCTGCTGGCGGTTGCCAGCGTCATCGAAGCTCACCTCACCGGCACGATCGCGGCCTGGGTAAGATCATTCTGA
- a CDS encoding UDP-2,3-diacylglucosamine diphosphatase — translation MRDIFIADAHLVDPEDPNYRKLLSFFEEQKGQIRTLFLLGDIFEFWVGYRHTVFAPYVPLLEALRRLRESGTEIVYVEGNHDFHMGPYFEDVLGCRILPDGGPIDLDGRKIFIGHGDLVNPDDRGYKILRRFLRSRTLSRLKNLIPPDWAWAIARWAGRRSRGSSSERRAPVDMLMAHARKLFAEGYCAVVTGHFHEPSLTETESGTMVALGDWIERYSYAVFENGRFELRSY, via the coding sequence ATGAGAGATATCTTCATCGCAGATGCCCACCTGGTCGATCCCGAAGACCCCAATTACCGAAAGCTGCTGTCTTTTTTCGAGGAACAGAAGGGCCAGATCCGCACCCTTTTTCTGCTCGGCGATATCTTCGAATTCTGGGTGGGATACCGGCATACCGTCTTCGCACCTTATGTGCCACTTCTTGAAGCCCTGCGGCGCTTACGGGAAAGCGGAACCGAGATCGTCTATGTGGAGGGAAATCACGATTTCCACATGGGTCCCTATTTTGAAGACGTCCTCGGCTGCCGCATTCTTCCGGACGGCGGCCCCATCGATCTGGACGGCCGAAAGATCTTCATCGGCCACGGCGACCTTGTCAATCCCGACGACCGGGGATACAAAATCCTGCGCCGTTTCCTGCGCAGCCGCACTCTGAGTCGGCTGAAAAACCTGATTCCGCCCGACTGGGCCTGGGCCATCGCCCGCTGGGCCGGACGCCGGAGCCGCGGAAGCAGTTCCGAACGCCGGGCGCCGGTGGACATGCTTATGGCGCACGCCCGGAAACTCTTCGCCGAGGGGTACTGCGCCGTGGTGACGGGCCATTTCCATGAACCCTCGCTGACCGAGACGGAAAGCGGAACGATGGTGGCCCTCGGCGACTGGATCGAGCGGTATTCCTATGCCGTCTTCGAAAACGGCAGGTTCGAGCTCAGGTCCTACTGA